One Desulfovibrio sp. UIB00 DNA window includes the following coding sequences:
- a CDS encoding TraR/DksA C4-type zinc finger protein — MDNLHTLQRLQGELNEEMHRLTLLRDVFQAQHCADELDAASHLEAAHIAHCSARRSSQRIRELQSLVALLRHGGPRRCEECGEEIPLARLMAAPGATRCCECQQNIENDLRTNMIQMKATPLPQEVCAEYC; from the coding sequence ATGGACAATTTGCACACTTTGCAGCGTCTTCAGGGCGAACTGAACGAAGAAATGCACCGTCTCACCCTGCTGCGCGATGTTTTTCAGGCTCAGCACTGCGCGGACGAACTGGACGCAGCCAGCCACCTTGAGGCGGCCCACATAGCCCATTGCAGCGCCCGCCGCAGCTCCCAGCGCATTCGTGAACTCCAGAGCCTTGTGGCGCTCCTGCGGCACGGCGGCCCCCGCCGCTGCGAAGAATGCGGCGAAGAGATTCCCCTAGCCCGCCTCATGGCCGCACCAGGGGCGACCCGCTGCTGCGAATGCCAGCAGAACATTGAAAACGATCTGCGCACAAATATGATCCAGATGAAGGCCACGCCGCTTCC